ACAGCTGGTTTGCTGTATCCTTCAGGTCAGCATCTAATTTTGCCTTTTCCAGAAGCAATTTAGCCTTTTCAGCTTCAAGGGTTTCCTTCTCTCCTTTTACTTCAGTATACTTTTCTGTGAACTGCACTTCCCTTTCTGACTTTAATGAGAGCTCTTCCCTTATTTTTGTCAGCGCTGCCTGCTCCTGCTCCAGCTGCTTTGAAACATTATTCAGCTGGGCAAGTTTTTTATTGTAATCGTTGTTTATTTTCTCAAAATTATTTTGAAAGTAGATTGATGCTGCTGCAAGCGCTACTGCGCTGACTATTATGAGCGCCAGAAGCAAAAGGTTTGCGTTTTTGGTTATATAGGACATTTTATATCAGTTAATTTTCTCTGTTTTTATTCTTTTCTATACCCTCTCCTTATAAATATCTCAATCAGCAGAATAACAATTGCTGCGATTATAAACGGCCATCTGATGCTTTCTTTTGATGTTATCTGCCTCATTGATTTTGTTTTTGTGTAATCTATGATCTCCTCCAGCTGGTTCGAATTAAAAAATTTTCCCCCTGTGCTTTCAACAAGGCTCCTTAATTTTTCATTAACGCCAATGTACTCAAGCTCCTTTGGATAGTTTGCAGCGAATACAGCCCCATATGCATTTGTAAAGCCGGTTTTTTCAGGAGTCAAGGTTGCTGAATATGTGTTCTCGCCGATCTTTACAAGATTTTCATAAGCAGGAAGTGTTTCTGATTTTATTGTTGCTTCAGTTGGCTCGTTAACCCTTGTATCCGGAATGTCAACAGACTGCTTGCTTCGCCTTTCTGGATCGCCTATTGCCCAGTTCATCGACCTTACAATTAATTTTGAATTGTCTTCAGCAAGAAGCTCTGCTGCCCATCTTGTTCCGTCATCTGTTGCAATTGTTATAACCTTTCCCAGGCCAAGGCGCCAGGCATTCACTATTGGGTTTCCGTTGTCTGTTGTTACGAGCATCTTTGCTGTTGATTTCGGAACAACTGCATTATAGCCTGTAATTGTTGCTTTCAAATCCAGGTCGCTCGTTATGAAATGATCCCTGTCAAGCACAACAAGGCTGAATTCATTAGACTGCCTGTTCTTGTCAACATCCCCGAAAAGTATTTTCAGCCTTGATGAGTCTGTTGCCCTGAAATAAATGCCATTTGATAGCGAAGCAAGCTGTTTCATTAAAATTTCGTTTGTTGAAGGCCCTACACCCACTGTATATATTTTTATTCCGTTGTTTGCTGCAAGCTTTGCAGATGCTATTGCATCATCATCCTGCTGGGACTGGCCATCGCTTATAAGTATTATATTCTTGCTTCCCTTTAGTGTCCTTAAAATATCTATTGACTTCATTATGCCCAGGCCGATTAATGTGCCTCCCTGGTCCTGCAGGCTTGCAATCTTATCATCCAAATCAACTTTTTCCATTACATAGCTTGGCTCTGAAACCAGATAAGCTTTGTTGTTGAATGCAATAACAGCCAGCTTGTCATCAAATTTAAGGTCCTGAAGAACCCCGATTGCAAGCGCCTTTTCAACATCAACTGTTTTTCCCTTTACTCCAAACATTGCGCCTGTGCTGCCTGATATGTCGATCAAAATAACAACATTGACATCGCCCTCTTTTTTTCCGGGAGTTGCGACAAAAGAAGGCAGCAAAAGCTCAAAAACAGAATCCTTGTAGTTGCCCCTTTCAAATGCGCTCGGTCCGCCAACAACAACCATGCCATTGCCGTCTGATATGAAGCTTGTAAACTTATCAACTTCATCATTGAGCTTGCCTGCCTTTACGTTATTTATTACAACTGAATAATACTGCTCAAGAGCGCTTGGAACAGAGCTTTTAATATCAACATCATACAGCTTATTCAGCAATATCGCCAAAGGCGAGCTTTCTTCTGAAACAAACAATATTTTTGGCCTTTGGACAACCTTGACTGTTTTATAATATATATTGTTTTCGCTGAAATAGTCATTTATATCGAGTTTTGCTGTTATTTTGTGATAGCCGATGCTGAATGAATGTTTTATCTGAATCTGCTTTTTGCTCGTTACATCATTATAAACAGCATTGCCGTCAATATCAACTGCAACATGATAAGAGCCTATATTTCCTGCTGCTGCTATATCTATGACAAATGTTTCCTCTGTGCCTTCTGTTGTTTTTGACGGGCCTGCTATTACGATGCGGGCATCATCATGCTCTGGCTGCAGGTTAACTGCATTTATTGTTGCATTCATTTTTGCTGCATAAAAGGCAACATCTCCCAAGTCAGCGCCTATGTTGTTGTTGCCGTCAGAAAAGAGAAGTATGCTGCCGTATTGGCCAATATCCGAGAGAATGGAATCTCCGATATCTGAGCTGTATTCTGAGCCGAATACCTTGAATTCAGAATGTGTTTTTTTCTCAAGCTGGGATGCCAGCAAAGATGCCTCGTTTTTGAACAATTTCATTGATGTGGAATTATCAGCAATCAGCTTTACAACAGCATCTCCTCCAAGGGTTTTTTGCATTTCAATGAAAGGAGAGGCAATAGCGATAAATACGCATATGAATATCAAAGTTCTCGTAACATGCATCCATTTTCTCGTCTTTATTTTTCTGTCTATGAATTCCTTGTCTTCCCTTATTTTCACAAATTCTGTCCTCAGAGTAAGGAAAATCAATACAAGAAAAACTGCAAGTATTAAGATAACATAAGGATATTCCACGTGCTTAAACGCGTATGATATGAAGTTCATTATATCTCGCCTCTTATTTTTATATAAAGCAATTCTAGCATCAAGATAAGCGCGGATGCAATAAGCAGGGGAATTTCGAGCTGGAATTTTCTCTGCTCCTTTACAGGCTTTAAAACAAATTCCTCGCCTTTCTGGCCGTATGATTCAGACGGCGCAATGTTTGATTCGCGCTCATTCAGAAGATTGACTGCAATAGTTTTGCCTCCGACTTTGTACAATCCCTGCTCTTCTAAAATCAATGTTGCCTGCTTTATCTTCTTTGACGGAGTTTCTATTGTTTCTACCTTATCAAGGATCAGCATATTACCTGTCCTGTAATTAAGGCTTTTTATGTCCATCCTGTCAATAAGCGAGTTAAGCAGCTCTGTCCAAAAGATAGGATAATCAGGAGAGAACTTGAAATCTGATGCCTTTTCAAGGATTCCGTAATAAAATACATTGCCGCTTCCCCTCTTTTCCGTTGATAACATCGAGCTGTTTGATGCTGATGCAATGACTGTTCCTTTGTGGGCTCTTGTTGAAAAATAAGAATTAACCCTGCCGAAATTTATGTTTTTTGTAAATTTAGTTGTTTGTTCTGTGTTTATGAAGGCGCTTTCTGCAGTTCCTGTAATTGCAAGAGGCAATGCCCCCCTATAGTCTATACTTGCGGATTCCTCCTGCGCATGGATAATCAAGCTTGCTCCATCATTTACCCTTTTCAGTAGATCCTCGAATGTGCCCGGCAATATCTGCGCTTTGTCAATGTTATGAATTATATAAATGTCATAGCTGTCTTTCGCAATTATCGGCGGCTCTGATATTGAAACATCAACAGCTCCGGATGCCTTCAATGCATTTGCAAGGAATGCGGACTGGTTGTTTGTTATTAATAACACTCTTATTTTTTTATTGGATGGAACGCTCATATACGCTATGTTGTCAACTGCAAAATCATCCTTTGTTTTTATTTCCAGCTTTGTAATGCCTGGCGGAGTTTCAAATGAATATGCTTCTGTTGATTTTGGGTTGATTGTCAGCTCTGTTTCCTTGCTGCCAACAGCGAGCTTTATTGTTTTTATCTCTTCATTAAAATTCTTTATGTATGCTGTTGTCGAACCCTCCTTTATATTGATGTCTGTAAATCCAACATTGCCTGAGCTTTTGCTCCTGACATTGATGAAATCAACTGAAAGGCCTTTTGAAAGCAGAACTTTTTTCGCAACATTAGGATCCTGGCCGCCTGTATTGATGAAGTCGCTTATTGCAATAACGCGGCCTTTTTTACCGGACATTAATTCACCTGCAAGTATTATGGCATCACCTATTTTTGAGGCTGTGCCCAATGGCTTCAGTGTTTTTAAATAATCCGATGTTTCGCCTGATGATGCATCCTGCAATGCAACTAATGGTGCGTCTTTTGCGAGAACAACGGTATTTCTTCTTCCGATAAGGCTTTGGGCCTTTTCTATTATTTTGTCAAAAATGAGTTTTGAGTCCTCAACTGACTTTGAGCTTGCTGAAACATCTATCACAAAAACAGTGTTTTCTGAAGAAACATCATGGCTGTACATCTTATAGGGCTGCGCAATTGAGAATGCCAGAGAAGCTAAGACAATCAGCTGCATCAGAAAAATAAGGTCCCTTATGAATGTCTTGAAGAATGATGTTATCCTGCTCATTTTTGACTGGCGCATGAAGAACATCAATGAAGGAATATTCATCTCCTTTGGCTTTGGCCGTATGAGATAAAGAACGATGAATGGGGCAAGGAACAGCAATGCCCACAATCCAAGCATATAGCCGATTTGAATTAGTGCCATGATTTCAACCTATTCTAATTTGTTTATAAAACTTGTTGTATTTTATTTGCATCTTTTCATCAAATTCTTTATATTGAAGACTTGCATTTTCCAGTTTTTCTTTTTTATTTCTTATATGCTTCATCATGATGCTCCAGTTTCCAGAAATAGATCATGCTCTTTTCCTTATAGACCTTGAACAGCAAAACAAAACTTTTATCAATATGAACCCTTTTGTATTCCTTTAAGTCATATCTGCAATTTTTATACCTGTCTATTGAATTCAGGTCATTGTTTATTGCCTCTTTGACCTTCTTATTCAATGCTTCAGCCCTTATCTTGTCCCTTTTTGACAGCTTTCTTATTAATACCTTTAACTCATCTGAAATGTCAAATTCAAACATAACAATCTAGTCCTCAATGCCGCATAATTTGTCCAATTCCCTTATGGACATTTTTCTTTTGAACTTATGCCTTTTCTCCCATTCTTCGCAGCTTTTGATCATCTCTGCTACAACTTCTTCATTAACCTCTTTCTCTATGAATTCTTCCCCAAACATATCTGCAAATTTGTCAAGGGCTGCTGCCTTGTCTTTTAAGCCAAAAGTTTCCTTGATAACGCCCAAAACCCTGTTTGTGTACTCACTTACCTTTACGTTCATTGATGTACTCATATTACCTCGCCTTAGTTTAAATTAGTTTAAATAAGATTAACTAATTTATAAATTTTTCGTTTTAAACTGCCTTTTCTTTGGTGTAGTGGAGATTAAATATATAAATCAGCCGATATTTTCATTGAATATGCGCAAATTAAGAATACTTAATTCAAAAGAAACTAAGAAGGCATTAGAGTCAATTAAAGATCAATATAACTGCGATATTAAGCTGGATTATGGCTTTTTGGAATCTGACGAGAATAAAATATATTTAATAAACAAGGACATTGCGAAGATTGATCTGAGCAAGCTAAGGCTGAGCAGCGTTGGCCTGTATTTCGGCAGAATCGGTGAAAACGGATTTGAGCCCGGCATTGAAGGCAGCCAATTGATCGGGCCTTGCGCAAGGAAGAATGCTGTTTTATTGAATGATGAAGCAGTGAAGATGTGGCTGAGGGGAGAGGACATAGAGAAAGAAACAAATTGTAAAGGGGTTGTTTTATTAAAGAATGAAGAAAATGATTTTCTGGGATGCGGCAGGGTGAAGGATAAAAGAATAATCAATTTGGTGCCGAAAGAGAGAAGGCTGAAGTCAATAATTGATTAATGTTGTTTTAATTTTTATTCCAATCTTTTATCCNNTTAATTTTTCTTTTTTGATGGTGTACCATGTCTTTTTTTTTTTTTTTATTGTTTGTGAATATTTCATTGTCGGCAACAAGTCTTGATGCATGATCTTGTCAAATTCCCTGTAGTCCAGATTTAAAGAATATGCCAGCATGGAAGTGAGACATTCTTGTCTAAGCTCAACAGGAACTTGTTCTACGAAATGCATAGCGTCATAGATTACAGAATTAATCTCATACGCAGGTTTAGATTCTTTTTCACAATGGTTCTGGATAATATCATAAACGCTTTTTGTTTCTGTTTTTCCAAATAAGTCTAGCAAATTGACAAATCTGGGAAATGCCCCAAACATTTTTTTGGCAACTTCTTTTTTATATTGACCGGTTTCCAATATCTTAAAAAGAGTATTGACAACAAGATCAGTATTCTTTGTGGTTCTAGGAGACTTCAGATAAAGCTTCTTAAGTTTCTCTGTATCAAATCCAACATCAAATAACAAGGAAACATCTTCAAAATCCTTCTCCCTCGGAGAATCGAGCGTTGTTGTCTTGCTTACAGCAACAAAATTTTGGTCCAAGAAATAAATTTCTTCCCCTCTGATATTTGTTGACAAAACATAATCCATTATTTCTTCCTTTGACATGGCTAATGAGCTAAAAATATCTTCAACTTTGCAAGAATGCACCGGGTACTTTCCACTATCTAAACAAACAATGTCAAAATCAGAGATGCTCCTTAAGTGCTGGAACTTTTTCCCGGTTCTTCCTTCATAAAGCATTTGATTCAATCTGACTGCAGTGCCGCCTAAGAAAAAATAGTTGAAATTATTGTCTTCTTTCTGAGGATGTTTCTCAATAAAATCGAGCAATGTGTCGATTGTTTCCATGATTTTTGTTAGCATTTTCTACTATTTAAATCTTTCGGTTTTGTAACCACTTTTAAG
The DNA window shown above is from Candidatus Woesearchaeota archaeon and carries:
- a CDS encoding DUF2683 family protein — protein: MNVKVSEYTNRVLGVIKETFGLKDKAAALDKFADMFGEEFIEKEVNEEVVAEMIKSCEEWEKRHKFKRKMSIRELDKLCGIED
- a CDS encoding BatA domain-containing protein, which codes for MALIQIGYMLGLWALLFLAPFIVLYLIRPKPKEMNIPSLMFFMRQSKMSRITSFFKTFIRDLIFLMQLIVLASLAFSIAQPYKMYSHDVSSENTVFVIDVSASSKSVEDSKLIFDKIIEKAQSLIGRRNTVVLAKDAPLVALQDASSGETSDYLKTLKPLGTASKIGDAIILAGELMSGKKGRVIAISDFINTGGQDPNVAKKVLLSKGLSVDFINVRSKSSGNVGFTDINIKEGSTTAYIKNFNEEIKTIKLAVGSKETELTINPKSTEAYSFETPPGITKLEIKTKDDFAVDNIAYMSVPSNKKIRVLLITNNQSAFLANALKASGAVDVSISEPPIIAKDSYDIYIIHNIDKAQILPGTFEDLLKRVNDGASLIIHAQEESASIDYRGALPLAITGTAESAFINTEQTTKFTKNINFGRVNSYFSTRAHKGTVIASASNSSMLSTEKRGSGNVFYYGILEKASDFKFSPDYPIFWTELLNSLIDRMDIKSLNYRTGNMLILDKVETIETPSKKIKQATLILEEQGLYKVGGKTIAVNLLNERESNIAPSESYGQKGEEFVLKPVKEQRKFQLEIPLLIASALILMLELLYIKIRGEI
- a CDS encoding type II toxin-antitoxin system RelE/ParE family toxin is translated as MFEFDISDELKVLIRKLSKRDKIRAEALNKKVKEAINNDLNSIDRYKNCRYDLKEYKRVHIDKSFVLLFKVYKEKSMIYFWKLEHHDEAYKK
- a CDS encoding VWA domain-containing protein; translated protein: MNFISYAFKHVEYPYVILILAVFLVLIFLTLRTEFVKIREDKEFIDRKIKTRKWMHVTRTLIFICVFIAIASPFIEMQKTLGGDAVVKLIADNSTSMKLFKNEASLLASQLEKKTHSEFKVFGSEYSSDIGDSILSDIGQYGSILLFSDGNNNIGADLGDVAFYAAKMNATINAVNLQPEHDDARIVIAGPSKTTEGTEETFVIDIAAAGNIGSYHVAVDIDGNAVYNDVTSKKQIQIKHSFSIGYHKITAKLDINDYFSENNIYYKTVKVVQRPKILFVSEESSPLAILLNKLYDVDIKSSVPSALEQYYSVVINNVKAGKLNDEVDKFTSFISDGNGMVVVGGPSAFERGNYKDSVFELLLPSFVATPGKKEGDVNVVILIDISGSTGAMFGVKGKTVDVEKALAIGVLQDLKFDDKLAVIAFNNKAYLVSEPSYVMEKVDLDDKIASLQDQGGTLIGLGIMKSIDILRTLKGSKNIILISDGQSQQDDDAIASAKLAANNGIKIYTVGVGPSTNEILMKQLASLSNGIYFRATDSSRLKILFGDVDKNRQSNEFSLVVLDRDHFITSDLDLKATITGYNAVVPKSTAKMLVTTDNGNPIVNAWRLGLGKVITIATDDGTRWAAELLAEDNSKLIVRSMNWAIGDPERRSKQSVDIPDTRVNEPTEATIKSETLPAYENLVKIGENTYSATLTPEKTGFTNAYGAVFAANYPKELEYIGVNEKLRSLVESTGGKFFNSNQLEEIIDYTKTKSMRQITSKESIRWPFIIAAIVILLIEIFIRRGYRKE